One part of the Sorangiineae bacterium MSr11954 genome encodes these proteins:
- a CDS encoding SDR family oxidoreductase encodes MTLFDRDSQRLAVVTGASSGIGEELARGLARRGHSLVLVARRAERLEALARELSGAHSVRVEVRGCDLADRPARASLFAELEGREVDVLCHSAGFATFGRVGTLDVHREREQVELNAVAVHDLTLAVLPGMRARRRGAILVVGSTAGHQPMPGSATYSASKAFANCFAEALHEELRGTGVTCTLLAPGPVRTGFAEVAGVKHLEGKGGDFAWLGAARVAEEALRAMAARRRVVVPGAFAKLETLGGRYTPRALLLPAIAKVLERARS; translated from the coding sequence ATGACCCTTTTCGACCGAGATTCGCAGCGTCTGGCGGTGGTGACCGGCGCGTCCTCCGGCATTGGAGAGGAGCTCGCCCGCGGGCTCGCGAGGCGCGGGCATTCGCTGGTGCTCGTGGCCAGGCGCGCCGAGCGGCTCGAGGCCCTCGCGCGCGAGCTGTCCGGCGCGCATTCGGTTCGGGTCGAGGTGCGGGGCTGCGATCTCGCCGATCGCCCGGCGCGCGCTTCGCTCTTCGCGGAGCTCGAGGGGCGCGAGGTCGATGTCCTCTGCCACAGCGCCGGCTTCGCGACCTTCGGGCGCGTGGGCACGCTCGATGTTCACCGCGAACGCGAGCAGGTGGAGCTCAACGCCGTCGCCGTCCACGATCTCACACTCGCCGTGCTACCCGGCATGCGCGCGCGCCGCCGCGGGGCGATCCTCGTGGTCGGTTCCACGGCAGGGCATCAGCCGATGCCCGGCAGCGCGACGTACTCGGCCAGCAAAGCCTTCGCGAACTGCTTCGCCGAGGCGTTGCACGAAGAGCTGCGCGGTACGGGGGTGACCTGCACCTTGCTCGCGCCCGGTCCCGTGCGCACCGGCTTCGCCGAGGTGGCGGGCGTCAAGCACCTCGAGGGCAAGGGCGGCGATTTCGCCTGGCTCGGCGCTGCACGCGTGGCGGAGGAAGCGCTCCGCGCGATGGCCGCACGGCGTCGGGTGGTGGTGCCGGGCGCGTTCGCCAAGCTCGAGACATTGGGAGGGCGCTACACGCCGCGTGCGCTGCTCCTTCCGGCGATCGCCAAGGTCCTCGAGAGGGCGCGCTCATGA
- a CDS encoding TetR/AcrR family transcriptional regulator, which produces MKRPYAPRVPPEQRREQLLDIALRIINREGVGAVTMDAVARKAGVTRPVVYDHFEDADHVLRAVLDRENNRALAQLTAIFGASFDPKDPAKAIVEVVRGLMQMIHDHPETWRFALMPVGGTPAPVARRIERGRDMVCKRIEALLGERDVDAELLAKATLGAVLEMGRLVLSDATRFSPERIAGFAEALARRWFGSPEVRRRSRHSRA; this is translated from the coding sequence ATGAAACGTCCGTACGCTCCGCGGGTTCCGCCCGAACAACGGCGCGAGCAGCTGCTCGACATCGCCCTCCGCATCATCAACCGCGAGGGGGTCGGCGCCGTCACGATGGATGCCGTCGCGCGAAAGGCCGGGGTCACGCGGCCCGTGGTCTACGACCACTTCGAGGACGCCGATCACGTGTTGCGCGCCGTGCTCGATCGCGAGAACAATCGGGCGCTCGCGCAGCTCACCGCGATCTTCGGCGCGAGCTTCGATCCGAAGGACCCGGCGAAGGCGATCGTCGAGGTGGTGCGCGGGCTCATGCAGATGATCCACGACCACCCCGAGACCTGGCGCTTCGCATTGATGCCCGTCGGGGGGACCCCGGCCCCCGTCGCGCGGCGCATCGAGCGCGGGCGGGACATGGTCTGCAAGCGAATCGAAGCGCTGCTCGGCGAACGAGACGTCGACGCCGAGTTGCTCGCGAAGGCGACCCTCGGAGCCGTCCTGGAGATGGGGCGGCTGGTGCTTTCGGACGCCACCCGCTTCTCGCCCGAGCGGATCGCCGGCTTCGCCGAGGCGTTGGCCCGCCGATGGTTCGGGTCACCCGAGGTGCGCCGGCGGAGCCGTCACTCCAGGGCGTAG
- a CDS encoding DUF6292 family protein produces the protein MIVLPIRNPLTVSFSPDESEIAVWTSARESGGERTKAAIDIYSVRDGSRVHSIPAPKGMGEAVVHLGDSIVSLTMTDAGTPERPRRWKVVRWRRPDFVPETVHIFRGVHWLSMAPLGDGFVVSPNAPDSVHPPGTFLFGGNDGPLREQIFGACQTRLLATDRTSGRIAIVTHKLDRSYLQDELLVLDSQLAVLGRTKIASNAEIHWGWFCGKDRLVTYGQWQVLRSRRLREGELVVSSDRHLNKHEHDYARNGGRPVIVPALDLIGVERDGKKPIWANARTLDDVDRPNIFAKGFPLWVSAKHAVLCEHDVEIVELLRKRARREKLELAPPRTDHVPYIRTVARELKRLGVGAALGGMNQKVGEAAPRGSSVKVLQRIGLINVAASSIAAEFEDNEGVYLEWDEEIGWNLVLATFLGETRPYAYSRHYVDLGLVPEPGEIASRVRAMLERPKRVRKLPTSERARRSFSKHDPELEAALATYALE, from the coding sequence ATGATTGTACTTCCGATTCGAAACCCCCTCACGGTGTCCTTCTCGCCCGACGAGTCCGAGATCGCGGTGTGGACGAGCGCACGTGAATCGGGTGGTGAACGTACCAAAGCCGCGATCGACATTTACTCGGTGCGGGACGGCAGCAGGGTGCACAGCATTCCGGCCCCGAAGGGCATGGGCGAAGCGGTCGTGCACCTCGGCGACTCCATCGTGTCCTTGACGATGACGGATGCGGGCACCCCGGAGAGGCCCCGTCGTTGGAAGGTCGTCCGATGGCGCCGGCCGGATTTCGTGCCGGAGACGGTGCACATCTTCCGCGGGGTGCATTGGCTTTCGATGGCCCCGCTCGGCGATGGCTTCGTGGTCAGCCCCAACGCCCCCGACTCTGTCCATCCGCCGGGCACCTTTCTGTTCGGCGGGAACGACGGGCCGCTGCGGGAGCAGATCTTCGGCGCGTGCCAGACGAGGTTGCTCGCCACCGATCGGACGAGCGGCCGCATTGCCATCGTGACCCACAAGCTGGATCGTTCGTATCTCCAGGACGAGCTCCTCGTTCTCGACAGCCAGCTCGCCGTGCTCGGCCGGACCAAAATCGCCAGCAACGCGGAGATCCATTGGGGCTGGTTTTGCGGCAAGGATCGATTGGTGACCTATGGGCAGTGGCAGGTGCTCCGATCGCGCCGGCTCCGAGAGGGCGAGCTCGTCGTATCGAGCGACCGCCATTTGAACAAGCACGAGCACGACTATGCCCGGAACGGAGGCAGGCCCGTGATCGTGCCCGCCCTCGACCTGATTGGGGTGGAGCGCGACGGCAAGAAGCCCATTTGGGCGAACGCGCGGACCTTGGACGACGTCGACCGCCCGAACATCTTCGCCAAGGGTTTTCCGTTGTGGGTCTCCGCCAAGCACGCGGTGCTCTGTGAACACGACGTCGAGATCGTGGAGCTGCTTCGGAAAAGAGCGCGGAGAGAGAAGCTCGAGCTGGCGCCGCCACGCACCGATCACGTGCCCTACATCCGGACCGTCGCGAGGGAATTGAAGCGGCTCGGCGTTGGCGCCGCTCTCGGTGGCATGAACCAAAAAGTCGGTGAAGCGGCGCCCCGAGGGAGCTCCGTGAAGGTGCTGCAGCGGATCGGTCTGATCAACGTGGCCGCGTCGAGCATCGCGGCCGAGTTCGAGGACAACGAAGGCGTCTACCTCGAGTGGGACGAGGAGATCGGCTGGAACCTGGTGCTCGCGACGTTTCTCGGCGAAACGCGGCCCTACGCTTACTCCCGCCACTACGTCGATCTCGGTCTGGTGCCCGAGCCGGGCGAAATCGCTTCACGGGTTCGGGCGATGCTCGAAAGGCCAAAACGCGTGCGGAAGCTTCCCACGAGCGAACGAGCTCGACGAAGTTTCTCCAAACACGATCCGGAGCTCGAGGCCGCGCTGGCGACCTACGCCCTGGAGTGA